From Pseudochaenichthys georgianus chromosome 15, fPseGeo1.2, whole genome shotgun sequence:
CCAGGAAGTCACACatctgaggaggaggagaagagagcAGACGTTAACAACTAAAGCTTCAGAGACGTTGAACCCCAGAGATCATCAGTGTGTAGTTCCTCATGTTCAGCAGGTGTTCCTCACATGAGGGTCGGCGTGGTCTGAGGCCAGTTTGTGCAGATCCAGCAGAGCCTGGTTCACGTTCTTCTCCAGCTGCAGAGCGGCCTGCATGGCCTCCAGACCCGAGCCCCACTCGTCTCGCTCTGGCTTCTGTAACGAGGGAGCACCACCAGTTAGAGGGGAGGGTACATAAAGCAAAGAGCCTCAGTCTTAGTCTTAAATAAgtgagaaacatgtttattttaagACAGACTTAGGAACGCCACCACTAAGTTTGTCCCTTTATAATAACCCGTATGCACTTGCAGTCTACAACACTTCTCTTCATTTAAGCACACTAGTTTCTCATGTTTACAtaaaaagacatttaaaaatatttgtttatgtacttttttttaatatgcatttaattatattttgtaCTCGAGCCCAAAGCCTTATTCACAAGCCGCTGTATCAAGAATAAAAACCCTTTAaagtacatttaatctattAGACGACATGTCAATATACATACTAAGATTAGTCCTGTACAATAAAACAGGACGAGGTGCAAATGGGAATATTCTGTATTTTTCCAAGCCAAGCCTTTAATGCATCCATTAAAGTCAACGCCCTGTTGCATTATGGTACATATAGTTGGATAAATGACCCCCACCCTAAATAAGCTTTCTCACGGCGCTGCCAAGTCACCTGAGCCGAGAGCCAATGAAATCTGTGGCTTTAACGGCACAAGGATGTTGAGATTTAGGGTAAACATTTTTTACCAAAATAAGAGTATTTAAAGTCTTAATACTGCAGTTTAAGTTGTTCACGGTGTACTGAGTTCAACAGCCTCCGCTTCTTGTTTGTTTACAGAGCGTTGCATAAACAGGATGTGGGTGGATTGAGTGACTCAGCAGTTTATCTGGTAGACTATCTCAGGGTGCGTCGGACAGACATTTTGTTCCAACAGGCGCTCACCTTGACTAAAAGCTCTTTGAGCAGGTTCTCTCTCACTGACcctgctgtgatgttacatgTTTGTGGTTCGTTGCTCGTGTGTCTTGATGTGTGTCTGGTGGtgttacacatggagctgctgtgatgcaaggagcatttcagacttgatctgaccattaaagtattatcgtatcgtagACGTTCTGCAGACATGACGTCCTGACAGATATTTACCTTGATGTCCTGCAGGAAGATGCGTCCTCCTCGACTGTTCTGGAAGGTGAGCAGCTTGTCGGCGTGCTCCCGCTCCTCCTCGCTGTTCTCCTTGAAGAAGTGAGCGAAGCCGGGCAGGGCCACGTCGTCACGGGAGAAATAAAAGGCCTGCAGTCAGAGAACAGACCGGTCGTTACACACAGAACAGGTCGAGACAAACGGTCGTTATGAGCCGAGGGCAGACAGAAACATGAGTCATGATTTCAGGGTGGGGATAACAACCAGCATAAGCATGACTCAGCATTATGTGTACTGAATTGTGGACAGGGACGAGAACAGTCAGAAATGGAAGCAGTATTTAGATCCATaacttaagtagaagtactatCATCTTAAAATACTAAAGTGGAATCTGATTAGATAAAGTCAGTAATACCCGTTCAGTCTGAGGTAGAAACAGAGGAGGGTCTGTAATCTAAAGACAGTTTAACAAAAGTGAGAATAATGTAGTCTGTAGCCTTTAGGTTATGCTAATGCATGTTAGCTTAAAACAGGGATTCTGTGATTTTATGAGGACATCTGTAAAACAATAGTCCGCTATCTTGTATTTGTACACCCTGCATCACCAGATTACTCCACGGTTATGGAGATAATGTTGTATTTGATTGGGTACCAAACAGTTAAACAGTTtttagtttgtgtgtgtccttggCTCTCTAGGCACTTGTGTTTTGCCCACCAGAGACGACGTGGTTCCCCTGTGACGTTCGCTTGTTTACTCATAATACACTTAAACAATTTAATACAGGCACACAATTAACATGTAACGGTGTAAGAAGAGTGTTTCTTACCATGGAGGTGTAGGAGTAGGAGGCGAACAGCTCCATGTTCAGCATTCGGTTAACGGCCGCCTCGCAGTCGCTGTGGTAGCTCTGTCTCACATGGGAATCCATCTCAACTGGCGTTTCTTCGCTGTTTTTCTTAACAAAACGGTACAAAAATAAAGCTTACGAAAACTCTTCGGAAGTGCAAATTGAAGCAGAGGTTTTTTCCTGTGTGTCCGGAATGGATTTAAGTGCGAATTCAGATAGAGATGAAAGAAAAGTTCCGTTCAAACACTGTTGAAGCAAGAACTGTTTCTTCCCGAGTGTGAAATGGCAGTTGAGTCGCTTCCTGTATTTATACCAGACGGGAGTCGTGGCGTCACTGCGCGTCTCCTCCAATCAGTGAGCTTTGGAGATCACGTGACGTTGACTAAGCATTCTCTCTTCAGACTGGTGACAATGACTCAGCCGTTTTGACATCAAGTTTATATACAGAAAAtgttatatacatattttttattataattaatttcattttattaatctttttttttgcacatttttacggaagaggattagggccacatgaatcattttttgggaggatttgaaaaaaaaactttttttttcagaTCAGAaaaactttcttttttttggaggaaagggagacatccctcaaataacattgaataaatgaacagggggaagaccaagatgcagccgtgcaaatatcttccactgacattcctccgtgcaacgccgtggaggcggaaattcctctggtggagtgcgcttTGATATTCTCCGGGGGATCCACCCCcgaggagacatatgcctgtgccaccgcctcacacagccagtgtgacagccgttgtgcagacagaggttgcccgatcgagcgctctctataatgcacaaacaggcgctgagaacggcaCCATGCCGCCGTGCGCGCCACATAGCAGGCCAGTGCGCGCaccggacagaggagatgagatgtggcttcttcctccgttTTATGAGGAGGTGGAAaaaacccgtccagggtgatcactcttgacctaaaagagcttgtgatgacctttggcataaaGGCTGGGTTAGGGCATAACACAGCCGAACTGCCATCCCCTTGGATCCGGAGGCATGACGGGGCCACAAAGAGAGCCgataaatcactcacccttttcgccgatgttagagccaaaagcagtactactttagctgataacatgttgaggggaacctgctct
This genomic window contains:
- the LOC117460012 gene encoding ferritin, middle subunit-like, with the translated sequence MDSHVRQSYHSDCEAAVNRMLNMELFASYSYTSMAFYFSRDDVALPGFAHFFKENSEEEREHADKLLTFQNSRGGRIFLQDIKKPERDEWGSGLEAMQAALQLEKNVNQALLDLHKLASDHADPHMCDFLETHYLNEQVESIKKLGDFIANLSRMDSNTNKMAEYLFDKHTMGGKN